A stretch of the Ostrea edulis chromosome 9, xbOstEdul1.1, whole genome shotgun sequence genome encodes the following:
- the LOC125659892 gene encoding C1q-related factor-like, with translation MKILISFFLLVWHILYSVAYSDIDIRDEVKEIRKLLEKQNAKIKILENENEVLKKEVGELKETVAKFSEHIPNQEDESEGWTGSQTLSKKDTRRLLLPNTDTPTTIPVTPVAFYAYMSANEAPPSNHFTFKFDVVKTNVGNAYNKHSGTFVAPETGVYVFTYTVYSHVHGAISLNIFVNEDMYGGSISDTQDAGDYDSETTTIVASLNNGDSVNVRTTQASTATVLSSGQAKTTFSGWKIGGF, from the exons ATGAAGatattaatttcgttttttcTCTTAGTTTGGCATATACTGTACTCGGTAGCTTATTCAGATATTGACATTCGAGATGAAGTTAAAGAGATTCGGAAACTTTTGGAGAAACAAAACGCGAAAATCAAAATCCTCGAAAACGAAAACGAAGTTTTGAAGAAGGAAGTAGGTGAACTAAAAGAGACTGTGGCTAAATTTAGTGAACACATCCCAAATCAAGAGGACGAGAGCGAAGGTTGGACGGGATCGCAAACCttatcaaagaaagatacaC GGCGATTGCTCCTCCCGAACACAGATACCCCGACAACGATTCCCGTCACGCCCGTGGCGTTTTATGCCTATATGTCAGCCAATGAAGCACCTCCAAGTAATCACTTCACTTTCAAATTCGACGTCGTAAAGACCAACGTGGGAAACGCTTATAATAAGCATAGTGGAACATTTGTTGCTCCCGAGACGGGGGTATACGTCTTCACATATACCGTATATTCTCACGTTCATGGTGCCATCTCGTTAAACATTTTCGTAAATGAAGACATGTATGGTGGATCTATAAGTGATACTCAAGACGCTGGTGACTATGACTCCGAAACAACAACTATTGTTGCTTCTCTCAATAACGGGGATAGCGTCAATGTTCGTACCACTCAAGCAAGTACTGCCACTGTTTTGAGCTCTGGGCAGGCTAAAACTACATTTTCTGGATGGAAAATAGGtggattttaa